In the genome of Canis lupus familiaris isolate Mischka breed German Shepherd chromosome 17, alternate assembly UU_Cfam_GSD_1.0, whole genome shotgun sequence, the window CGCCAGGCTtactgctgggggcggggggtgtctaCCCCCACTCTGATCCCTTCTCTTGGTGCTCTAGAATTGCCCCAGCCCCactccacccctccctctcctttctggtCTCAATCTCAGCAACTCACAGGGGAAGGGAGTTTCCCTCTCTAACTCCTCAACCTAGGACTCCTCCACTCTCCTCTCAACGTTCTCTTGTGTCTTCTGCATCTGCGTGACACTCCCAGCCGGGGAAAGTGACTTGAGGAGCAAGTTCTTGGTGGGAGGGGGTGGCGGGAGATGCGGGAGCAGTCAGGAGGAGAGGGAATAGCGAGCGTCTCTGCGGAACCGTGGGGATGGGAGGGAGTGGTACCGTGGGGCGACCGTGACGGGGCCTGGAGGAGCTGCTGAGTCCCTGACCTTCCGCGTGGCGGTGGCGTTGGCCCCCGATGCCACGGGGGAGCTGGTGGCCTGGACAAAAAGGAAGTCATTATCCAGCAGGGGCCAAGCTCCCTGGACACGGCACGTGTGAAAGTGGTGGTGGAAGCTGCGCACGTGGGGGTCCCCGAAGGAGGCGCAATGCAGGAAGCCCGGGGGACGACCGTGCAGCCGGGAAAACTGGCCTTCGTAGTCACAGGGGtccggggctggggggccagaGGAGCGGACAGGGCCCGAGCCCGGAAGGGctgggccgcggggcgggggaggggccgtgGGGCCCTGGCGGGAGCAGTTGTGCTGGATCATCAGGTCTTCGATGCCGTGCACGGCCGAATGGAAGGCCAGGTCTCCGCGGCAGGTGCGGGCGGTGCGCCGGGTGCAGAGAGCGTAGGAGCGGAGGGCTCGGCACAGGCCGCCGGAGCCCACGGCTCCACCCCGGCCCCcagcttctgcccctcctcctgctcctccagctcctccagctcctccagctcctccagctcctcctcctcctccccctccccctctccttcctcctcctcctcctcctcctcctcctcctcctcctcctcgaaGCGCTCCCGGTGAACCCCCACCTCTAAGGCTCAGGGTGGATGATACATACTCAGCATTGCAGCGGAGGATCTTGCATTGAGAGTGAGCtgaggacaaagggagaggatTGTGAGATGGCTCTTGGATCCCCACTTAATTCTCCCAAATCTGATGAAGGAAATTTCAGCTGCTCCTAAAACCCAACTGATCCCAAGTTCCAGTCCAGTCCCTGGTCCTCAGCCCCCAGCTCCCTAGTTCCTGTGTTCACTACGTCTTGCTAAAAATGTGTAAGCCCGCTAGGTCTCTTCTCCCTACGGATCAAGCGCTTTTCCAGTGTCCTTCCCCAAGGCgaatgggaaataaaatatatatctatttgaGAGCCAGGCGAGTGACTGGAACTCTCCAGCACCTGTCCCTTCTCTACACACATGCTCACCTGCCCACCCTTGCACAGCAGAGGACCCTCTAGGTTCCCCAGCCCTTCCCTAGCCCTTCCTTACCATGTCcacagagaaggagcaggagggtgAGAGTGCTTAGAGTTGGGGGGCTGCCATGGGGAGACCAGCCTGGATCCCCCATACCTATGCGGCCAGGTCCCCCCAGGCTCCGGCTTTTTCCAGCTGACGACCCTCCTACCTAGTGAATTTTGACCGGACCTCCTGTAAAGGactgaaaaaagaaacttggcTGGGCATGGGGAGAGAAAAGAGTCGAAGATCATTCAGGATTATATGAAGAGAATCTGGGAAGATCAGGAAAAAGGATGAGCGGTCGGGAGTTTGGGGAGAATAGGGCTCTCCCAACTGTAAGTGTGGCTGTTAAGCCTCTGTGCCTTGTTCTTGTGGCCACTTTCAGGTCCCTTATGCAACACCctgaggtgggggtggaaggaaggTTGACTAgactggcggggggggggggggggggggcgcgggcagAGTCCACTGTATTGCCCCATCCTGAGCTACCAAACAGcagaatgtcaaaaaaaaaaaaaaaaaaaaaaaaaaaggaggaattgTGGGGATGGATCAGACCCCAGTCATCCCAGTGGGCTCCTCAATATaattaggatttaaaaatatttcaaaaacacaCCTCTTATTTGCTTCTCCCCATCCAGAGGGGACACTCTCCAGGGGtcattcatttctcttcctcctttgtgTCAGAATGTTTTAGCAAGAAGGAGTGAGGGTGGAATACCCATTCCCTCTTTAGAACATCAGTATTCAAATGAAAAGGGACCAATCTCTTTCATCTGAGACAGCTAAGATTATAATCCCTCTCTCTCACAGAATAACGGGATGCAAACCAAGCATGCAAATCCATTCTTGTGTGTGTTGAGTCCACagttcttgcattttttttatttttccaaatctgACTGAAGAATCactcttttcatctttcctttgcAAATTCAGAAGTTCTCAGTCTTGCAGAGGACAGGCCTTGGGGCCTTGGGGCCTGTCCTCTGCAAAACTCCTCCTGCAAAACCCCTCCTGCCAAACTCCCCATTCTTGGCGTAAGGGTATGATTGGGGTCAAAGTCATGCAGGAGGGAGAATAGGGTGGGAAGACTGGagtgtgtaaataaataatttacaacaAGACATAGCCCCTACCCTTGGAAGCCCAATGTGAAGGTCACTGCCAAGTAGGGGCAGGTAGAAGGGTACCAGTGACTAATCATCTGAGGCTAA includes:
- the HJV gene encoding hemojuvelin isoform X1, which produces MGDPGWSPHGSPPTLSTLTLLLLLCGHAHSQCKILRCNAEYVSSTLSLRGGGSPGALRGGGGGGRGGAVGSGGLCRALRSYALCTRRTARTCRGDLAFHSAVHGIEDLMIQHNCSRQGPTAPPPPRGPALPGSGPVRSSGPPAPDPCDYEGQFSRLHGRPPGFLHCASFGDPHVRSFHHHFHTCRVQGAWPLLDNDFLFVQATSSPVASGANATATRKLTIIFKNMQECIDQKVYQAEVDNLPAAFEDGSINGGHRPGGSSLSIRTANPGNHVEIRAAYIGTTIIIRQSAGQLSFSIKVAEDVARAFSAEQDLQLCVGGCPPSQRLSRSDRSRRGAINIDTAKQLCKEGLPVEDAYFHSCVFDVLISGDPNFTMAAQAALEDARAFLPDLEKLHLFPSDAGVPLSSGTLLASLMSGLFVLWLCIQ